In the genome of Desulfofarcimen acetoxidans DSM 771, one region contains:
- a CDS encoding MtnX-like HAD-IB family phosphatase, with protein sequence MSRNFFIDFDGTITEQDVVFTMIKTFCREGWQEINGRWERGEISTEQCAQKTFNLMSAGREDILNLASAIKIDPYFPEFLRLCRQNKENVVILSDGYDLIIAHILKKAGIELPFYANRLLVEGNRFSIACTHHNKDCGRCGTCKTGLLHRLKEKNSRTVFVGDGYSDTCVAREADIILAKEPLLGYCLNNDIPALPINNFSDVIKLLPEL encoded by the coding sequence ATGTCTAGAAACTTTTTTATAGATTTTGACGGCACGATCACAGAGCAGGATGTAGTCTTTACCATGATTAAAACTTTCTGCCGCGAAGGCTGGCAGGAAATAAACGGCCGGTGGGAGCGAGGCGAGATCAGTACAGAACAATGTGCACAGAAGACGTTCAATCTGATGTCGGCCGGCCGGGAAGATATTTTAAACCTGGCCTCAGCTATAAAAATTGACCCGTATTTTCCGGAGTTTCTCAGGCTTTGCCGGCAAAACAAAGAAAATGTGGTTATTCTCAGTGACGGCTATGATTTAATAATCGCGCATATATTGAAAAAGGCCGGAATTGAGCTGCCTTTCTATGCCAACAGGCTGCTTGTGGAGGGCAACCGTTTTTCCATTGCCTGTACTCATCATAACAAAGACTGCGGCAGGTGCGGCACCTGTAAAACAGGTCTTCTGCACAGGCTAAAGGAGAAAAACAGCCGCACCGTGTTTGTGGGAGACGGTTATTCTGACACCTGTGTAGCCAGAGAAGCAGATATTATCCTGGCTAAGGAGCCGCTATTGGGCTACTGCCTGAATAACGATATTCCGGCTTTGCCTATAAATAATTTTTCGGATGTTATAAAGCTGTTGCCTGAATTGTAG
- the thiD gene encoding bifunctional hydroxymethylpyrimidine kinase/phosphomethylpyrimidine kinase has translation MKTALTIAGSDSGGGAGIQADLKTFAAFQVFGLSAITAITAQNTMGVFAVQEVKPEIIAAQIDCLFEDMDIDAVKIGMVSDTEIIKTISAALKRNNAGNVVLDPVMISKSGYKLLKPEAIEELIRSLFPLAGVLTPNLVEAEEITGQKIKNPDDMQTAAEKIHAMGVKAVVIKGGHLKSSPVDVFYDGSSFLSLRGEFINSKNTHGTGCTFSSAIAACLAQGKSLPEAVTEAKEYITGAIQNSLDIGKGVGPTHHFYKFY, from the coding sequence ATGAAAACCGCATTGACTATAGCAGGATCTGATTCCGGAGGCGGGGCCGGAATACAGGCTGATTTAAAAACCTTTGCTGCCTTTCAGGTGTTTGGCCTTAGCGCCATAACAGCTATAACGGCACAAAACACTATGGGAGTTTTTGCTGTACAGGAGGTTAAGCCGGAAATAATAGCCGCTCAAATAGACTGTCTGTTTGAAGACATGGATATTGATGCGGTTAAAATCGGTATGGTATCGGATACGGAAATAATTAAAACAATTTCAGCAGCTTTAAAAAGAAATAATGCCGGCAACGTAGTCCTGGATCCGGTAATGATCTCGAAGAGCGGCTATAAACTGTTAAAGCCTGAGGCTATAGAAGAATTAATTAGAAGTCTTTTCCCGCTGGCCGGAGTGCTGACTCCTAATCTGGTGGAAGCAGAAGAAATTACCGGACAGAAGATAAAAAATCCTGACGATATGCAAACCGCTGCCGAAAAGATACATGCGATGGGAGTAAAAGCTGTGGTAATTAAAGGCGGTCACCTGAAAAGCAGCCCGGTTGATGTTTTCTATGATGGCAGCAGCTTTTTAAGTCTGCGGGGAGAGTTTATCAACAGCAAAAACACGCACGGTACAGGCTGTACCTTTTCTTCAGCCATAGCTGCCTGCCTGGCGCAAGGAAAATCGCTGCCGGAGGCTGTAACGGAAGCCAAGGAGTATATTACCGGAGCAATTCAAAACTCTTTGGACATAGGCAAAGGTGTGGGACCCACTCATCATTTCTATAAATTTTATTAA
- a CDS encoding FmdE family protein produces MCMEKTDWERAVDFHGHSCPGLATGFRVAQIALSRLNEVRSPDEELVAIVENDACGIDAIMLLTGCTLGKGNLIYRDLGKQVYTFGSRSSGLALRVAVNSELLHNATPEVTALRTKVFGDTATEAEQEAFSQIQRQKIEQILNMPAEDFCNVEKIKFSLPGKARIFNSVKCQSCGEYVMEPRARVRNGEIVCMSCADEYSRGW; encoded by the coding sequence ATGTGTATGGAAAAAACCGATTGGGAAAGAGCTGTTGATTTTCACGGGCATTCCTGTCCCGGCCTGGCAACAGGTTTCAGGGTAGCGCAAATTGCTCTCTCCAGATTGAATGAGGTTCGCTCACCGGATGAAGAATTGGTTGCCATTGTAGAAAATGATGCCTGTGGTATAGATGCAATTATGCTTCTGACAGGTTGTACCCTGGGTAAAGGGAATCTTATTTACCGGGATTTAGGCAAACAAGTCTACACCTTTGGCAGTCGAAGCAGCGGCTTGGCTTTGCGTGTAGCAGTAAACAGTGAGTTATTGCATAACGCAACTCCTGAAGTAACAGCGTTGAGGACAAAGGTTTTTGGAGACACTGCAACCGAAGCAGAGCAGGAAGCCTTTAGTCAAATACAGAGACAAAAAATTGAGCAGATACTGAACATGCCTGCGGAAGATTTTTGTAATGTTGAAAAAATAAAGTTTTCCTTACCTGGTAAAGCCAGAATCTTTAACTCAGTAAAATGCCAGTCCTGCGGCGAATATGTTATGGAACCGAGAGCCAGAGTCAGAAACGGCGAGATTGTATGCATGTCTTGTGCGGACGAGTATTCACGAGGGTGGTAG
- the tnpA gene encoding IS200/IS605 family transposase: protein MKEKQTIGFIISTIISCFAKSTVAKQLPDHLHIFISAPSTVAPTEIVRMLRRITADRIFAAYPWVKKKYFRVSGLWSRDYYVGTAGNVSSETISKHIEARKSPIRR from the coding sequence TTGAAAGAAAAACAAACCATTGGGTTTATAATATCAACTATCATATCATGTTTTGCCAAAAGTACCGTTGCAAAGCAATTACCGGACCACTTGCACATATTCATCTCTGCTCCATCTACCGTAGCTCCCACTGAAATTGTAAGAATGCTTAGGAGAATTACCGCTGACAGAATATTTGCCGCTTATCCTTGGGTTAAAAAGAAATATTTCCGGGTCAGCGGGTTATGGAGCAGAGATTACTATGTCGGCACTGCCGGTAATGTCAGCTCTGAGACCATTAGTAAACATATTGAAGCTCGGAAATCTCCCATAAGGAGGTGA
- the thiM gene encoding hydroxyethylthiazole kinase translates to MLKEACRVIQQVREKKPLVHAITNYVTVNDCANILLGFGASPAMVEIIEEVEGFTAIAQSLYINIGTLAGEQKSSILLAAARASELHIPVVIDPVGVGAIPSRADYVLNLLKNYNISIVKGNLGEIKVLAGLDASVRGVDSIDDGAGAVDACRTLAEKYNTVVVASGVQDIISDGKRVALVDNGTSLLSLITGSGCMLGALAAAAAAVEKEDFLKAAATAVLAMGLSGETAAGLLSGEVLPGTFRIKLFDQIYSLSEQVILEKGKLSWL, encoded by the coding sequence TTGTTAAAGGAAGCTTGCAGGGTTATTCAGCAAGTTCGTGAGAAAAAACCTCTGGTTCATGCTATCACTAATTATGTTACAGTGAATGATTGCGCCAATATTTTGCTCGGGTTTGGCGCCTCACCGGCTATGGTTGAAATAATTGAGGAAGTTGAGGGTTTTACTGCCATAGCCCAAAGTCTTTATATTAACATAGGTACCCTGGCCGGCGAGCAAAAAAGCTCCATACTTTTGGCTGCAGCCAGAGCCTCTGAGCTGCATATACCTGTAGTCATAGACCCGGTCGGGGTAGGGGCCATACCTTCACGGGCGGATTATGTATTGAACCTATTGAAAAACTATAATATTTCCATAGTTAAAGGAAATCTGGGTGAAATAAAAGTTTTGGCCGGTCTAGATGCCAGCGTAAGGGGTGTTGATTCTATTGATGACGGGGCAGGGGCTGTAGATGCCTGCCGCACGCTGGCTGAAAAATATAATACAGTAGTAGTGGCTTCAGGTGTGCAGGATATTATTTCGGACGGTAAAAGGGTTGCCCTGGTGGATAACGGTACCTCTTTATTATCCCTGATTACAGGTTCAGGCTGTATGCTGGGGGCACTGGCGGCAGCTGCCGCGGCTGTGGAAAAAGAAGACTTCTTGAAAGCAGCCGCGACAGCAGTTCTGGCTATGGGCTTATCCGGTGAAACAGCTGCCGGTTTACTGTCAGGTGAGGTGCTTCCCGGCACTTTCAGAATAAAACTGTTCGATCAGATTTACAGTTTATCAGAGCAGGTTATTCTGGAAAAGGGTAAGTTGTCATGGTTATAG
- a CDS encoding YcdB/YcdC domain-containing protein: MLRRISIWLITLTLIFSGGVAVSKLVSAQEGITVNQKVYNITKIDENTAKYKVKQLLEDQTADFEKVELIPQGEKKYHPRYFLQNNNGDTFRVDAVNGEILSATFTKGIKPQNKKVDLAEAKNIAEKFAKNYSSAFKLGKNMVLKEDKLIDRMSYKEYRFEWREQINNLNTPNLVVVQVDPENGAIISYHSAVFENFTATSTPSIAKDEAIKIAKGQAEFAPNKSDAKLQYGRGNQLIWIVELQTTKSIITSDNQPFELQLAKWVTIDALSGEVVNIVNSH, encoded by the coding sequence ATGTTACGTAGAATAAGCATTTGGTTGATAACCCTAACACTAATTTTTAGCGGTGGAGTTGCTGTCTCCAAACTTGTGTCAGCGCAAGAAGGAATAACTGTCAATCAAAAAGTTTATAATATAACAAAAATTGATGAAAATACTGCAAAGTATAAGGTTAAACAATTATTGGAGGACCAAACCGCAGATTTTGAAAAAGTGGAACTTATACCTCAAGGAGAGAAAAAATATCACCCACGTTATTTCCTTCAAAATAATAATGGAGATACGTTTAGAGTTGATGCAGTAAATGGCGAAATACTTTCGGCAACATTTACTAAAGGGATAAAACCACAAAATAAAAAGGTGGATTTAGCGGAAGCAAAAAATATTGCAGAAAAGTTTGCAAAAAACTATTCCTCCGCTTTTAAATTAGGGAAAAACATGGTTCTTAAAGAAGATAAGTTAATTGACCGGATGTCTTATAAAGAATATCGGTTTGAGTGGAGGGAACAAATAAATAATCTTAATACTCCAAACTTGGTAGTTGTTCAGGTTGATCCTGAAAATGGTGCAATTATCAGTTATCACTCGGCAGTTTTTGAAAATTTCACTGCAACCTCTACACCTTCTATTGCAAAAGATGAAGCAATCAAAATTGCTAAAGGCCAAGCTGAATTTGCCCCAAATAAGAGTGATGCCAAATTGCAATATGGTAGGGGAAACCAATTGATATGGATTGTAGAATTGCAAACAACTAAGAGTATAATAACTAGCGATAATCAACCTTTCGAACTTCAACTTGCTAAATGGGTTACGATTGATGCTTTAAGTGGTGAAGTTGTTAATATAGTGAACTCTCACTGA